The Armatimonadota bacterium genome contains the following window.
TCCGCGCCAAACGCATATAACCCGGCGCTTCGCATTTTTCATATGGATGATGCTGACAGTTTGAAATGGGACAAATACGCACTCGAACATTTTTGCGAGGTTTAGTAATTTTTGGAGGCTTCTCCGTCCATTGATATGCAAGCGTGTCTATTAATTTGTCTGGATACTTCTTTTCAACCTCTTCGGCAATAGCGTTTACAAAACGAAGCAGCAAACCCGAGGGAGCGCCTTCTTCTTCATCAATAGCCCTACATTTCTCACACTGACAATTGTTATACCAATCATTCTGAGAAACAGAATATATTTTCGCACTTGGCCGCTCTTCGATCCACCTAAGCACGGTCTCTGTGGCTATTTTCACAACGTCAGGGTTACTCATACAAAGCTGAGTATGATCGTTGGTTCGCTTGCCATCAATCATTGAGTAATATTCAGGATGGTCTTGCCAATATTTTTCAAGGGGAACAAGAGCAGCAAAGGTATGAACAAAGTAATGATATTCTACCTTTCCGCCTCTTGCCTTGTCCAGCTTCGTTCCATTCCCGTTAACTCGGTTACGCGCAGCCCAACCCGCGTCGAAAGCCCCTGTGTAATAGGGTTCACGATACTCGAAATCTGGTTTCTGGACTATATCAAGCGGCCCAAGAATTACCGTTGGCTTTTTTGGTATATAGCTAACGCTGGGTGTATACCATCTGCATCCAAGAACCTCCTCTAGGAACGCATATACACCATACATTGTTCCTCTAAGCCGCCCACCGACAATCACCAAATGGGGCCCTGCAGTCTTAATTGTAAAACCCTCATCTCCGAGGTCTTCAATATCGATTGAAACACCTAAAGATTTAGCAGTATTCCCATCGCCCAAGACTATCATTCGTTTTGGGCACCATCCACTTTCTGTTACTAAAGGGAATTGGGCTCCGGTTATCTGATGCAAAAAGTTTGATAACTCTCTTGCCGCATGTTTTTCCGAAGGCGAAGCATTCATTGATAAAACGATTGTGTATTCGCTTCGGCCATTCTCAGCGAGTTTAATGCCATCCGCGTGCCCCTGAACTACCATAAATGCAAGCAAAACCGCTAAAGCAAAAGCATACCCAAATTGCATTTGAACCCCCCTTAAAAAACTTCTTATGCCTTGTTTTGCTATTCTATGCTTGACAAGTATACTTGTCAATTACCTTACCATGCCATTATAAAGAGTCGTTTTGTAAAACACTTCGCCACCTTTTTTGCACCCATTTTAGGCATATGAAATAGGCGGGTATATTTGTTAAAAACAGCGCTTCTACAGGACAGAAACCATGAACAGCGAAGTCATCCTGATACGACAAGCAGGATTGGGGCATGGAGACCCACAATTAGGAAGTATACTTCTTATCAATTTCTTAGAGATCTTAAGCGAACGCCCCCAGTTGCCCCGCTATATTGTTCTATTAAACGAAGGCGTTACTTTGGCACAAGAAGGGTCGAACGCAATCGAACAATTAATGAAGATTCAAGGACGTGGTGTAGAAATAATAGCATGTCAAACAAGTGTTGAATATTTTGCTCTTGAAGATAAAATATGCGTTGGTGAGATTGGAAATATGCAGCGAATACAAGACATACTTCTTTCTCACCAAGTGCTCACTATATAAAATTTTGCAACATTCTTTTTCTATTGAGGCTTGATTATTTCCACACCACCCATATAAGGCCGAAGCACTTCTGGAATAACAACCGAACCATCTGCCTGCTGATAATTCTCCAAAATTGCAACAAAAGTTCGTGGCAATGCAACACCAGAACCATTTAGGGTATGGACAAATTCGGGCTTGGCATTCGGTTCGCGTCGGAAGCGTAAATTCATACGCCTAGCTTGGAAGTCTTCAAAATTACTACACGATGAAATTTCCAACCACTGCTCAACACCCGGCGCCCAGCCTTCTATGTCATAGGTTTTTGCGCTAGCAAAGCTCATATCACCTGTACACAAGAGCCTAACACGGTATGGAATCTCAAGTGCTTGGAGAACTTCCTCAGCATCCGCGGTTAGCTTTTCCAGCTCATCGTAAGACGTTTCCGGGAGCACGAATTTTACTAATTCTACCTTGTTAAATTCATGCACCCGTAGCAAGCCTCGCGTGTCCTTCCCTGCAGCGCCTGCTTCTCGGCGGAAACAAGCGCTGTAACCCGTAAGATAGATAGGTAGCTCTCTTCCATCTAGTATCTCTTCGCGATAAATATTTGTAATCGGAACCTCGGCAGTAGGAATAAGGAACAAATCGTCATCGGGAAGTCGGTACATGTCAAATTCCATTTTAGGAATTTGCCCTGTTCCAATCATTGCAGACCGGTTTGCCAAAAAAGGTGGGAAGACTTCTGTGTATCCATGCTTGCTAGTATGAAGATCTGCCATGAAGTTAATAAGCGCTCGCTCAAGACGCGCACCTAACCCCATGTATAGAATAAATCCGCTTCCGGTGATTTTTGAACCGCGCTCGAAGTCAACCAATCCCAATCTCGCAGCAAGCTCCCAATGCGGAAGTGGCTGAAAGTCAAACTCACGTGGCTTCCCCCACTCTCTAACGATTACATTGTCCTTTTCATCTTCGCCGATTGGCACACTTTCATGGGGTATGTTTGGAATCATAAGAAGGGCTTTTTGGAGGCGGTCCTCTAATTCCCGCACCTCCGCATCTAGCTCCTTAATTCGATCGGAAACCTCACGCATGCGAGCAATTTCGGCTGAGGCGTCTTGGCCAGCTCGCTTCATCCTGCTTATTTCTTCGGAAACGCTATTCCGAAGCGCCTTGAGTTGCTCGACTTCCGCAAGCCTGCCGCGCCAAAGTGCGTCTACCTCTAAAAACTCGTCTAGAACCGAGACGTCCATCATTTTCTTTTGAATGCCGTCTCTTACCTTATCAGGATTCGATCGAATAAACTTCGCATCAAGCATAGAAAGCCACGCTACTTTCTAATTATTTCAAGCAATTCTTTGACCTTTTCTTCCATTTTCTCCTTTGTTTTTGCCTCAACATTTAAGCGCAGGAGAGGTTCTGTCTGACTCGGGCGCACATTGAACCACCAATCATCAAACTCAACAGTAAGGCCATCAAGTTCAATAATGCGCCCATCTTTATACTGCTCTTTAAGCTCAGCAAGTTTGGCGGCTACATCTTTGACTTCGGAGTTTATCTCCGGGCTGTGATAATAACGTTTTATTGGAGCAACAAGCTCAGAAAGTGGTTTTTGTTCGTGAACAAGGAGTTTTATTATATTCAACATGGCTAGGTCGCCGTTATCGGTTACGTAGAAGTTTGAGAAGTAGTAGTGGCTGGACAGCTCCCCACCAAAGTACGCACCAACCTCTCGCATCTTTGCTTTGATAAGGCCATGCCCCACTTTGTACATCATTGGGACTCCGCCAGCTTTCTCAATTTCCTCCCTGACAGCCCAGCTACTGCGTACATCATAGATTATAATTGCGCCAGGTTTTTCTTTTAGCATTTCACGAGCAATTAGAGCTGTGATTAAATCTCCAGATATAGTCTGTGCCTTTTCGTCCACAAAGCCTACTCGGTCTCCATCGCCATCAAACATTACGCCAAAGTCCGCCCCTACTTCCAACACCTTTTTCTTTAAATCTGTTAGCGTTTCTTCTTTTAATGGATTCGCTTCGTGATGGGGGAACCGACCGTCAAGCTCCCAGTAAAGTGGATAGACAGTGCAGTTTTTTCCTTCAAAAAGCTTTGGCAGAATCATTCCGTCCATGCCATTGCTTGCATCAACGACAATTTTGAGACCGCCGAAATCAGTAACACCACTGGCGTCAAGGACGGCTTGAACGTAGCCATCCAAAGTAGAAACACTGCCGCGAAATTGACCTTTACGTTCAGGAGTTTCAAATTTTCCCTCGTTTGCAATTCTATAAAGTTCTTGATTGCTTACAAACGCTATGCTAGGGATTGCTTTTGGGCCAGTCATCTTAAAACCGTTGTATTCCTCCGGATTGTGGGAAGCTGTTATCATCATTCCAGCATCAGCTTCCAAAACATTTACGGAGTAGTAATACATGGGTGTGCTTGTTAAGCCAATGTGAATTACATCGCTCCCCTGGTCAAGCAATCCTTGGGTAACTGAGCCAACGAGGGATGGACTATGAACTCGCATATCATGTCCTACAACCGTTAGCTTTGGTTTCAACTTTTGAGCGGCCGCGCGGGCAATTCGGTATGCAACATCCTCGTTGAACTGGTCCGGATATATCCCGCGAATGTCGTAAGCTTTAAAGATACTCGGATCAATCTGCTTCATTCGGCTCTCCCTTCTTATTATTTCGACCGCCCAGCTTCGGTCGCATTTTTAAAAAACAAACATGGGTAATTATACTTACGATAAAGTATGACGTCAAGCCAATACAAGGATTTAAAATAAGCAACTTGCTATCAATTAACACAAAAATACCCAATCTTGGGTATCCCTATCATCTAGTTCTTTCCCCGAAGATTGGGCAAATATTTGACAAATAGCTTTGGCCTGTTTTTTACTTTGTCAAACGGTCGGCAAGAGCTTCGTGTTCCTCCCATATACCAAGTGGAAGTGAGTAGCCGAATTGTTGGAACCAGGCAGTTTGGCTATCTAACTCATCATACCACGCATCTTTATCAATATATAACAATTCCTCCATCGTCTTCTCAGATACCTTATCCTCTATGCCTGTCAAGTCTATTGCATTTTTGGTTGGCATATAACCAATGGGCGTCTCAATAGCATCTCCTTTGCCCTTGCATCGGTCCACAATCCATTTAAGAACGCGAATATTATCACCAAAACCTGGCCAGAGGAATTTTCCATCCTCACCTTGGCGGAACCAGTTTACCCGGAATATTTTTGGCGGGTCTTTAAGTCGTTTGCCCATCTCAAGCCAGTGTGCAAAATAATCTGCCATGTTATAACCACAGAACGGCAACATAGCCATGGGGTCGCGGCGAACTATCCCCTGCTGACCCAATGCAGCAGCTGTTGTCTCAGATGCCAAAGTTGCACCAACATAAGTGCCATGCTGCCAGTTGAATGCTTGGTAAATTAAAGGAGCTAATCTTGCACGCCTTGCGCCAAAAATAATCGCTGAAATTGGTACTCCCTTAGGATCCTCCCAATGTGGCGAAATGCACGGGCACTGAGATGCTGGTGCCGTAAAACGAGCATTAGGATGTGCTCCTTTTTCGCCGCATGCTGGCGTCCACGGCTGACCTTGCCAATCTATACCATGTTCAGGTGGAGGATCATCATGACCTTCCCACCAAACAGTGCCATCTGGCCTGATGAGCACATTTGTGTAAATTGTATTACTTGCTATAGTTCGCATCGCGTTGGGATTGCTTTTGCTGTTTGTCCCTGGCGCAACGCCAAAAAATCCTGCTTCTGGATTTACCGCCCAAAGCCTACCATCGGGACCTATGCGCATCCAAGCGATGTCATCGCCTACGGTCCAAACTTTATATCCGCTGAATTCTTTTGGGGGCACTAGCATTGCAAGGTTTGTCTTTCCGCATGCGCTGGGAAAAGCTCCGGCAATGTACGTAACCTCACCGTCAGGGCTCTCAACCCCCAAAATCAGCATGTGCTCAGCCAACCAACCTTCTTTCCGTCCCAAATAGCTTGCTATTCTAAGTGAGAGGCATTTCTTCCCCAAGAGAACATTTCCGCCATAACCCGAACCAACGCTCCATATTGTATTATCCTCGGGGAAATGGCAAATGAACCGCCTCTCAATATCTAGCTCGTGTTTCGAATGCAAACATCGGGTAAAGTCGCCAATTGACTCTAGTTCGTCGAGAACCAGATTCCCCATGCGGGTCATAATACGCATGTTTAGCACAACATAAATGCTATCCGTCAGCTCAATTCCAATTTTTGAAAATGGAGAACCTGGAACGCCCATAAGAAATGGAACGACGTACATCGTTCTGCCCCTCATCGAACCCTTGAAAAGAGCACCCAGGCGAGTATAGGCGTCCTTAGGTGACATCCAATTGTTCGTTGGGCCAGCGTCCTCTTCTCTTTCGGTACAGATGAAGGTCAGATGCTCAGTACGTGCGACATCATTTGTTGCCGTCCGGTGGTAGACGCAACCAGGCAACTTTTCTTGATTTAGCTCTATTAGCTCACCAGTGCTTAATGCTTCGCGTGTCAGGCGTTCCTTTTCTTCGACAGAGCCGTCGCACCAGACGACTTCGTCTGGTTCGCACAGCCTTGCCATTTTCTCTACCCACTCTTCAGCTGTTTGCCGTACTCCCATACTCACTTCCTCTCGTTAATTTATGCAAATACCATTGGTTTTCTAATTTATTGGTGCAAGTATTTGAAAGGCCGAATATCCGCCATGTCCATGGCGGGTATTCGGCCCTCCCAGATGCATGATTCCCTGTTGGAACGCCTTCGGGCCGCGTACTTATCTCAAATTACGTGTTTGGTAATAGATTAACTTTAATGATAAAAGAAACTGTGCAAGAAAGTCAAGGGTAAGCTTTACCTTGGCCATCTCATTTGGATTGGCAACATGTTTGGGAATCTTGCATGCGGTTCCGTTTGATACCAATAGGCAGTCGACGCAATATCATCTTGAAGTGGCTGATATTTCCAGTTTGGCCACCATCCTAAAGCCTGAATTGTAACACGCAAATCCGTTTCAAAACGAATAGGGTCAAGTATATGCCAACGATAAAGTCCATGTTTAGGTACTTCACCAGGCTCTTTCCTCCACAGAGGATACCCAAGAAAAGGCGTCGAGTAAGTATCACCA
Protein-coding sequences here:
- a CDS encoding sulfurtransferase-like selenium metabolism protein YedF → MNSEVILIRQAGLGHGDPQLGSILLINFLEILSERPQLPRYIVLLNEGVTLAQEGSNAIEQLMKIQGRGVEIIACQTSVEYFALEDKICVGEIGNMQRIQDILLSHQVLTI
- a CDS encoding phosphoenolpyruvate carboxykinase (GTP) gives rise to the protein MGVRQTAEEWVEKMARLCEPDEVVWCDGSVEEKERLTREALSTGELIELNQEKLPGCVYHRTATNDVARTEHLTFICTEREEDAGPTNNWMSPKDAYTRLGALFKGSMRGRTMYVVPFLMGVPGSPFSKIGIELTDSIYVVLNMRIMTRMGNLVLDELESIGDFTRCLHSKHELDIERRFICHFPEDNTIWSVGSGYGGNVLLGKKCLSLRIASYLGRKEGWLAEHMLILGVESPDGEVTYIAGAFPSACGKTNLAMLVPPKEFSGYKVWTVGDDIAWMRIGPDGRLWAVNPEAGFFGVAPGTNSKSNPNAMRTIASNTIYTNVLIRPDGTVWWEGHDDPPPEHGIDWQGQPWTPACGEKGAHPNARFTAPASQCPCISPHWEDPKGVPISAIIFGARRARLAPLIYQAFNWQHGTYVGATLASETTAAALGQQGIVRRDPMAMLPFCGYNMADYFAHWLEMGKRLKDPPKIFRVNWFRQGEDGKFLWPGFGDNIRVLKWIVDRCKGKGDAIETPIGYMPTKNAIDLTGIEDKVSEKTMEELLYIDKDAWYDELDSQTAWFQQFGYSLPLGIWEEHEALADRLTK
- a CDS encoding DUF4838 domain-containing protein; this encodes MQFGYAFALAVLLAFMVVQGHADGIKLAENGRSEYTIVLSMNASPSEKHAARELSNFLHQITGAQFPLVTESGWCPKRMIVLGDGNTAKSLGVSIDIEDLGDEGFTIKTAGPHLVIVGGRLRGTMYGVYAFLEEVLGCRWYTPSVSYIPKKPTVILGPLDIVQKPDFEYREPYYTGAFDAGWAARNRVNGNGTKLDKARGGKVEYHYFVHTFAALVPLEKYWQDHPEYYSMIDGKRTNDHTQLCMSNPDVVKIATETVLRWIEERPSAKIYSVSQNDWYNNCQCEKCRAIDEEEGAPSGLLLRFVNAIAEEVEKKYPDKLIDTLAYQWTEKPPKITKPRKNVRVRICPISNCQHHPYEKCEAPGYMRLAR
- a CDS encoding phosphomannomutase/phosphoglucomutase, with the translated sequence MKQIDPSIFKAYDIRGIYPDQFNEDVAYRIARAAAQKLKPKLTVVGHDMRVHSPSLVGSVTQGLLDQGSDVIHIGLTSTPMYYYSVNVLEADAGMMITASHNPEEYNGFKMTGPKAIPSIAFVSNQELYRIANEGKFETPERKGQFRGSVSTLDGYVQAVLDASGVTDFGGLKIVVDASNGMDGMILPKLFEGKNCTVYPLYWELDGRFPHHEANPLKEETLTDLKKKVLEVGADFGVMFDGDGDRVGFVDEKAQTISGDLITALIAREMLKEKPGAIIIYDVRSSWAVREEIEKAGGVPMMYKVGHGLIKAKMREVGAYFGGELSSHYYFSNFYVTDNGDLAMLNIIKLLVHEQKPLSELVAPIKRYYHSPEINSEVKDVAAKLAELKEQYKDGRIIELDGLTVEFDDWWFNVRPSQTEPLLRLNVEAKTKEKMEEKVKELLEIIRK
- the serS gene encoding serine--tRNA ligase, with product MLDAKFIRSNPDKVRDGIQKKMMDVSVLDEFLEVDALWRGRLAEVEQLKALRNSVSEEISRMKRAGQDASAEIARMREVSDRIKELDAEVRELEDRLQKALLMIPNIPHESVPIGEDEKDNVIVREWGKPREFDFQPLPHWELAARLGLVDFERGSKITGSGFILYMGLGARLERALINFMADLHTSKHGYTEVFPPFLANRSAMIGTGQIPKMEFDMYRLPDDDLFLIPTAEVPITNIYREEILDGRELPIYLTGYSACFRREAGAAGKDTRGLLRVHEFNKVELVKFVLPETSYDELEKLTADAEEVLQALEIPYRVRLLCTGDMSFASAKTYDIEGWAPGVEQWLEISSCSNFEDFQARRMNLRFRREPNAKPEFVHTLNGSGVALPRTFVAILENYQQADGSVVIPEVLRPYMGGVEIIKPQ